The Niastella koreensis GR20-10 genome includes a window with the following:
- a CDS encoding VCBS repeat-containing protein — translation MTFQKTFLFVVMGFLFLFTCCTQQRYGKQEAHPLFTLLPTDSTHVTFSNTLTEGLNTNVLMYEYFYNGGGVATGDVNGDGLTDIYFTANMGDNQLYLNKGAMHFEDITQAAGVGGRPGPWKTGVTMADVNGDGLLDIYLCYSGKLRGEKRINQLFINTGNDKQGYPHFSEQAQQYGLADSGYSTQAYFFDADRDGDLDCFLLNHNPNSLPVLDEASTAAILKKEDPAIGVRLLRNNKNCFTDITHQAGISSSALTYGLGAGIADINGDGWPDIYISNDYAVPDYLYINNHDGTFTDQLQSCLGHNSQFSMGNDIADINNDGLPDIYTLDMLPEDNHRQKLLFAPDNYEKFDLNLRSGFYYQYMRNMLQLNIGRPLPASSASWRRGGFSLPTSREGRGEAFSEIGQLAGISNTDWSWAPLLADYNNDGWKDLMVTNGYLRDYTNLDFIKYMNDYVQSKGRLQREDVLQLVHQIPSSNVVNYLFANNKNCTFSNVSAQWGFNSPSNSNGAAYADLDNDGDLDLVINNINQPAFIYRNEARQQNSSHYLQVQLHGLPGNTQGIGAKVFLYSKTGHQYLEQMPTRGYLSTVSSTLHFGLGAQTIIDSLQITWTSGKQQVIRAVKADQLLVLDEKQATQVFKATPVSPPLFTAVHSPLPFQSRANTINDFKRQPLLVCPLSFNGPCLVKGDVNGDGLDDIYAGGGSGQAAVLYLQQKDGRFLPRKVPAFELDAACEDADAVIVDVNGDGYNDIYVASGGYHNYQPNDPLLQDRLYLNDGKGNFTKSPHALPAMKVSKSCVRVNDFNNDGNPDLFIGGRVIPGRYPETPESFLLINDGKGHFTNQIANIAPSLAKAGMITDALWIDLNNDAQKDLVVVGEWMPVTVFISVNHQLQDQTKNYFSTPYCGWWNKIAAGDFNKDGKPDLVIGNLGLNTQCRVNNAAPADLYYKDFDDNGAIDPLFCFYIQGKSYPYCTRDELLDQISMMRTRFTDYKSYADATMQEIFTAEELKGVNRLQANYLQTALFESSPNGKYQLHALPVQAQFAPVFTITPLDYNNDGNEDLLLCGNMNRARLRPGKYDANYGVLLQNDGKGGFTYLDQQRSGFYLKGDVRSVLSINNLLLFGINQQALQAYEKNK, via the coding sequence ATGACTTTTCAAAAGACATTTCTCTTTGTTGTCATGGGCTTCCTTTTCCTTTTTACCTGCTGTACTCAACAAAGGTATGGGAAACAGGAAGCCCACCCCTTATTCACGCTATTACCAACCGACAGCACGCATGTTACATTCAGTAATACATTAACGGAAGGATTAAACACCAATGTGTTGATGTATGAATATTTTTATAACGGCGGCGGAGTAGCAACAGGTGATGTGAATGGGGATGGATTGACAGATATTTATTTCACTGCCAATATGGGTGACAACCAGCTTTACCTGAATAAAGGGGCCATGCATTTTGAGGATATTACGCAGGCGGCAGGTGTTGGTGGCAGGCCTGGTCCCTGGAAAACAGGTGTTACCATGGCTGATGTAAACGGCGATGGACTGCTGGATATTTACCTGTGTTACTCCGGGAAACTACGGGGTGAAAAAAGGATCAACCAATTGTTCATCAATACCGGTAACGATAAACAAGGTTATCCTCATTTTAGTGAACAGGCGCAGCAATATGGCCTGGCCGATTCAGGGTATAGCACGCAGGCTTATTTTTTCGATGCTGATCGCGATGGCGATCTGGATTGTTTTTTATTGAACCATAATCCCAATTCATTACCCGTGCTGGATGAAGCCAGTACCGCCGCCATCCTGAAAAAAGAGGACCCGGCTATTGGCGTTAGATTATTGCGAAATAACAAAAACTGCTTTACCGATATAACGCATCAGGCCGGAATCAGCAGTTCGGCCTTAACATATGGCTTAGGCGCCGGCATTGCAGACATAAACGGGGATGGCTGGCCTGATATTTATATCTCGAACGACTATGCGGTGCCCGATTACCTGTACATCAACAATCATGATGGCACGTTCACCGATCAATTGCAAAGCTGCCTGGGGCACAACAGCCAGTTTTCTATGGGCAACGACATTGCCGACATTAATAACGATGGGCTGCCTGATATTTATACCCTGGATATGTTGCCCGAAGACAATCACCGGCAGAAGTTATTGTTTGCGCCGGATAACTATGAAAAGTTTGACCTGAACCTGCGATCTGGTTTCTACTATCAGTACATGCGAAATATGTTGCAGTTGAATATTGGCCGCCCCCTCCCGGCCTCCTCCGCCAGTTGGCGGAGAGGAGGTTTCTCCCTCCCGACAAGTCGGGAGGGACGGGGGGAGGCCTTCAGCGAAATCGGTCAGCTGGCAGGTATATCCAATACCGACTGGAGCTGGGCGCCCCTGCTGGCAGATTATAACAATGATGGCTGGAAGGACCTGATGGTGACCAATGGCTATCTGCGCGATTATACCAATCTTGACTTCATCAAGTACATGAACGATTATGTGCAAAGCAAGGGCCGTTTGCAGCGCGAAGATGTGTTGCAACTCGTTCATCAGATCCCATCTTCCAATGTGGTGAATTACCTGTTTGCCAATAATAAGAACTGTACCTTCTCCAATGTATCGGCGCAATGGGGATTTAACAGTCCGTCCAACAGCAATGGCGCAGCCTATGCCGATCTGGACAATGATGGCGATCTTGATTTAGTGATCAACAATATCAACCAACCGGCTTTTATTTATCGCAATGAAGCACGTCAGCAAAACAGTTCTCATTATTTACAGGTTCAGTTGCATGGCTTGCCCGGTAATACCCAGGGCATTGGAGCGAAAGTTTTTCTTTATAGTAAAACCGGGCATCAATACCTGGAACAAATGCCCACGCGGGGATATCTGTCAACCGTTTCTTCAACTTTACATTTTGGGTTGGGTGCGCAAACAATTATTGATTCCTTACAAATTACCTGGACAAGCGGCAAACAACAGGTAATAAGAGCCGTTAAAGCCGATCAACTTTTAGTGTTGGATGAAAAGCAAGCTACACAAGTCTTTAAAGCAACACCAGTCTCTCCTCCCCTGTTTACTGCCGTTCATTCACCATTGCCATTTCAATCGCGGGCAAATACGATCAACGATTTCAAACGGCAACCTTTGTTGGTATGTCCCCTGTCGTTCAATGGCCCCTGCCTGGTAAAAGGCGATGTGAATGGTGATGGGCTCGACGACATTTACGCCGGCGGGGGCAGTGGCCAGGCTGCCGTATTGTATTTGCAACAGAAAGATGGCCGGTTCCTGCCCAGGAAAGTACCTGCTTTTGAGCTGGACGCGGCCTGTGAAGATGCAGATGCTGTTATCGTTGATGTGAATGGTGATGGATACAACGATATCTACGTAGCCAGTGGCGGGTATCATAATTACCAGCCAAATGATCCGTTGCTGCAGGACCGGTTATACCTTAATGATGGTAAAGGCAATTTCACCAAAAGCCCCCATGCACTGCCAGCCATGAAAGTTAGCAAAAGTTGTGTGCGGGTAAATGACTTTAATAACGATGGTAACCCCGATCTGTTTATTGGCGGCCGCGTAATTCCCGGTCGTTATCCGGAAACACCGGAAAGCTTTCTACTCATTAATGATGGCAAAGGCCATTTTACCAATCAGATCGCCAACATAGCGCCATCGCTGGCAAAGGCCGGGATGATTACTGACGCTCTCTGGATAGACCTGAACAATGATGCGCAAAAGGACCTGGTAGTGGTTGGCGAATGGATGCCGGTAACCGTATTCATCAGCGTTAATCACCAATTGCAGGACCAAACAAAGAACTATTTCAGCACACCCTATTGTGGCTGGTGGAATAAAATAGCTGCCGGTGATTTTAATAAAGATGGCAAACCTGACCTGGTGATTGGCAACCTGGGATTGAATACCCAATGCCGGGTCAACAACGCAGCACCTGCCGACCTGTATTACAAAGACTTTGACGACAATGGCGCCATCGATCCCCTGTTTTGTTTTTACATTCAGGGCAAGTCATATCCTTATTGTACCCGCGATGAATTGCTGGATCAGATAAGCATGATGCGTACTCGCTTTACGGATTATAAAAGTTATGCAGATGCTACTATGCAGGAGATCTTTACCGCGGAAGAATTGAAAGGCGTGAACCGTTTACAGGCCAATTACCTGCAAACAGCTTTGTTTGAAAGCAGCCCCAATGGCAAATACCAATTACACGCATTGCCTGTGCAGGCCCAGTTTGCACCTGTATTTACGATCACCCCGCTGGATTATAACAATGATGGCAATGAAGACCTTTTGTTATGTGGTAATATGAACCGGGCCCGGTTACGCCCCGGTAAATACGATGCCAATTATGGTGTGCTGTTACAGAACGACGGCAAGGGCGGGTTTACTTATCTAGATCAGCAGCGATCGGGTTTTTATTTGAAAGGCGATGTTCGCAGCGTGCTTTCCATCAATAACCTGTTATTATTCGGCATCAACCAGCAAGCCCTGCAAGCCTATGAAAAAAATAAATAA